A part of Ammospiza caudacuta isolate bAmmCau1 chromosome 7, bAmmCau1.pri, whole genome shotgun sequence genomic DNA contains:
- the LOC131560206 gene encoding olfactory receptor 14J1-like — LHYGTLLGSRACAHMAAAAWASSFLNALVHTANTFSLPLCHGNALGQFFCEVPQILKLSCSKSCHREFRLLAVSVCLAFGCFVFIVFSYVQIFRAMLRIPSEQGRHKAFSTCLPHLAMVSLFLSTAAFAHLKPPSISSPSLDLSVSVMYSVVSPALNPIIYNCVNEELVSWCL; from the exons ctgcactacgggaccctcctgggcagcagagcttgtgcccacatggcagcagctgcctgggccagttcctttctcaatgctcttgtgcacacagccaatacattttcattgcccctgtgccatggcaatgccctgggccagttcttctgtgaagttccccagatcctcaaactctcctgctccaaatcctgCCACAGGGAATTTAGGCTTCTTGCTGTCAGTGTCTGTTTAGcatttggctgttttgtgttcattgttttctcctatgtgcagatcttcagggccatgctgaggatcccctctgagcagggacggcacaaagccttttccacctgcctccctcacctggccatGGTCTCACTGTTTCTTAGCACTGCAGCATTTGCCcacctgaagcccccctccatctcttccccatccctggatctgtcAGTGTCAGTTATGTACTCGGTGGTGTCTCCAGCCCTTAATCCCatcatctaca ACTGCGTCAATGAGGAGCTGGTCTCTTGGTGCCTTTGA
- the LOC131560207 gene encoding olfactory receptor 14C36-like codes for MHNSLWDTRDISYEGCAAQLFFFAFFMSAELSLLTIMCYDRYVSICKPLHYRTLLGSRACAHMAAAAWASGFLFSLLHTVNTFSLPMCHGNVLGQFFCEIPQILKLSCAKTFLRELGLLAVCAFLGIGCFVFIVFSYVQIFRAVQRILSEQERHKAFSTCLPHLAVISLFISTSFFTYLKPPSKSSPSLDLALSVLYSVVPPALNPLIYSLRNQELKAAV; via the coding sequence atgcacaattccctctgggacacaaGGGACATCTCCTATgaaggatgtgctgctcagctctttttttttgcctttttcatgtcagcagagctttccctcctgaccatcatgtgctatgaccgctatgtgtccatctgcaaacccctgcactataggaccctcctgggcagcagagcttgtgcccacatggcagcagctgcctgggccagtggttttctcttttcactgctgcacacagtcaatacattttccctgcccatgtgccatggcaatgtcctgggccagttcttctgtgaaatcccacagatcctcaagctctcctgtgCTAAAACCTTTCTCAGAGAACTTGGGCTTCTTGCAGTGTGTGCCTTTTTAGGAAttggctgttttgtgttcattgttttctcctatgtgcagatcttcagggccgTGCAGAGGATTCTCTCGGAGCAGGaacggcacaaagccttttccacctgcctccctcacctggccgtgATCTCTCTATTCATCAGCACCTCATTTTTTACTTACCTAAAGCCCCCCTCCAAGTCCTCTCCATCCttggatctggccctgtcagttctgtactcagtggtacctccagccctgaaccccctcatctacagcctgaggaaccaggagctcaaggctgcagtg